Proteins encoded within one genomic window of Mycolicibacterium aubagnense:
- a CDS encoding VOC family protein, translated as MHRMIFVNLPVANIERSRKFFAGLGYSFNETFSNDSCVTLVLGANQFTMLTQRDVFDSLHPAETADASKTKECVVCLGVESRECVDKLVDDALAAGATEGDTDDEDVMYGRSYHDLDGHSWQIFSLAPIAVGASEAHG; from the coding sequence ATGCACCGCATGATCTTCGTGAATCTGCCCGTCGCCAACATCGAACGGTCGCGGAAGTTCTTCGCCGGCCTCGGCTATTCGTTCAACGAGACCTTCAGCAATGACAGTTGCGTGACGCTGGTGCTGGGCGCGAACCAGTTCACGATGCTGACGCAGCGCGACGTCTTCGACTCCCTGCACCCGGCCGAGACCGCCGACGCGTCGAAGACGAAGGAGTGCGTCGTCTGCTTGGGCGTCGAGAGCCGCGAGTGTGTGGACAAGCTTGTCGACGATGCCCTCGCCGCCGGGGCCACGGAGGGCGACACCGACGACGAAGACGTCATGTACGGCCGGAGCTACCACGACCTGGACGGCCACTCCTGGCAGATCTTTTCGTTGGCACCCATCGCGGTCGGAGCCTCCGAAGCACACGGCTGA
- a CDS encoding threonine synthase yields the protein MPASSHGPILIDRTGRRYPADQPRWRGDDGTPLVFEPLSGIGRQQIDTAINSQWRYRSALPNPLAHIDPVTLGEGRTPLITRTFDGIDVGLKVESMNPTGSFKDRGVSVMVTAVRHQGIDRVLEDSSGNGGSSVAAYCATAGIEANILVPAATSSNKIIQSRLHGANIELVSGTRQAVADEAVRRAETCFYASHNWHPHFLQGVKLIAYEIWEDLGFRAPTAVLVPAGAGSLVLGCAIGFGELHRAGAIDRVPRILVSQPRNCCPLVTAMEQGRQEVLEQSWSTTSAEGTAIAKPVRDREVLQAIRGSGGAAVAVPEDELLPAVGELARLGLFVEPTSAQIVPALRRLRTAGEIDTADTIVAVLTGSGLKAGHLLATV from the coding sequence GTGCCCGCGAGCTCGCACGGACCGATCCTGATCGACCGCACCGGCCGGCGGTATCCCGCTGACCAACCCCGATGGCGTGGTGACGACGGCACCCCGCTGGTCTTCGAACCGCTTTCCGGCATCGGTCGGCAGCAGATTGACACCGCCATCAACTCCCAGTGGCGGTACCGCTCGGCCCTGCCCAATCCCTTGGCGCACATCGACCCGGTGACCCTCGGTGAGGGCCGGACACCGCTGATCACCCGGACCTTCGACGGCATCGACGTCGGCCTGAAGGTTGAGTCGATGAACCCGACCGGCAGTTTCAAGGATCGCGGCGTGTCCGTGATGGTGACCGCCGTACGTCACCAGGGGATAGACCGGGTACTCGAGGATTCCAGCGGCAACGGCGGATCCTCGGTCGCCGCGTACTGCGCGACGGCGGGGATCGAAGCCAATATCCTGGTGCCCGCTGCCACCTCGTCGAACAAGATCATCCAGAGTCGGCTGCACGGAGCCAATATCGAATTGGTCTCCGGTACCCGGCAGGCGGTGGCCGACGAGGCCGTGCGTCGAGCTGAAACCTGTTTCTACGCAAGCCATAACTGGCATCCGCACTTCCTGCAGGGCGTCAAGCTGATCGCCTACGAAATCTGGGAGGACCTCGGATTCCGCGCTCCCACTGCGGTTCTCGTTCCCGCCGGCGCCGGCAGTCTCGTCCTCGGTTGCGCCATCGGATTCGGCGAGCTGCACCGAGCCGGCGCGATCGACCGGGTGCCGCGAATCCTCGTCAGCCAACCGCGGAATTGCTGCCCGCTGGTCACGGCCATGGAGCAGGGGCGCCAAGAGGTCCTCGAACAGAGCTGGTCGACGACTTCGGCCGAGGGGACGGCCATTGCCAAGCCCGTGCGCGATCGTGAAGTCCTGCAAGCGATCCGGGGCAGCGGTGGGGCGGCCGTCGCGGTGCCGGAGGACGAGTTACTACCCGCGGTGGGTGAACTCGCCCGCCTCGGGCTGTTCGTCGAGCCCACCAGCGCCCAGATTGTACCCGCACTACGCCGGCTCCGAACGGCCGGAGAGATCGACACGGCGGACACGATCGTCGCCGTTCTCACCGGATCGGGGCTGAAAGCCGGTCACCTGCTCGCCACGGTGTGA
- a CDS encoding NUMOD3 domain-containing DNA-binding protein: MTARTPTGGLIYGVRLRSESVYRYVGLTTKTAQVRLRQHLKVADAGTKTPFYDWLRKQQRDDVAVDPLDWTDGLDELGEAEIAWISLLRQEGHPLLNLADGGLGPTGVVWTAEMREAARIRSTGRKVPSRFGDENPFYQREHSTEQRAKWSVERKGRNVGAANPNYGKFGADHPSFGHVMSEEAKAKLSEKRKGAGNPNFGRTASDETRAKMSAVRKGRPMPSSRRSAHTRYHTNRGIKKDTCQYCIEDSS, translated from the coding sequence ATGACTGCCAGAACTCCGACCGGAGGCCTGATCTATGGGGTCAGGCTCCGGTCGGAGTCCGTTTATCGCTATGTCGGCCTCACGACGAAAACCGCACAGGTGCGGCTGCGGCAGCATCTGAAAGTTGCTGACGCCGGGACAAAGACGCCGTTCTATGACTGGTTGCGTAAGCAGCAGCGCGACGATGTGGCTGTGGACCCGCTGGACTGGACCGATGGACTCGACGAGCTTGGCGAGGCCGAGATTGCGTGGATATCTCTTCTTCGCCAGGAGGGGCATCCACTGCTGAACCTCGCGGACGGTGGACTCGGACCGACGGGTGTTGTGTGGACCGCGGAGATGCGGGAGGCAGCGAGGATCCGATCGACCGGTCGCAAGGTTCCCAGCCGATTCGGCGACGAGAACCCGTTCTATCAGAGGGAACACTCCACCGAACAACGGGCGAAGTGGTCAGTTGAACGCAAGGGCAGGAACGTTGGTGCTGCCAATCCGAATTACGGGAAGTTTGGTGCTGACCATCCGAGTTTCGGCCATGTGATGTCGGAAGAGGCCAAGGCCAAGCTCTCTGAAAAGCGGAAGGGAGCTGGAAACCCCAACTTCGGCCGCACTGCTAGCGACGAAACACGCGCCAAGATGTCAGCGGTTCGAAAAGGCCGGCCTATGCCGTCGAGTCGACGTAGTGCACATACGCGCTATCACACAAATCGGGGAATCAAGAAAGACACCTGCCAGTACTGCATTGAAGACTCGAGTTGA
- the nrdE gene encoding class 1b ribonucleoside-diphosphate reductase subunit alpha, whose product MPPTVTAAEPVAATAHALPGESDYHALNAMLNLYDADGKIQFDKDVLAAREYFLQHVNQNTVFFHSQDEKLDYLIEKDYYEREVLDQYSRNFVKQLLDRAFAKKFRFPTFLGAFKYYTSYTLKTFDGKRYLERFEDRVVMVALTLAAGDTELAEKLVDEIIDGRFQPATPTFLNSGKKQRGEPVSCFLLRIEDNMESIGRSINSALQLSKRGGGVALLLSNIREHGAPIKNIENQSSGVIPIMKLLEDSFSYANQLGARQGAGAVYLHAHHPDIYRFLDTKRENADEKIRIKTLSLGVVIPDITFELAKKNEDMYLFSPYDVEKVYGLPFADINVTEKYYEMVDNGAIRKTKIKAREFFQTLAELQFESGYPYIMYEDTVNRANPIDGKITHSNLCSEILQVSTPSLYNDDLSYAKVGKDISCNLGSLNIAKAMDSPDFAQTIEVSIRALTAVSDQTHIWSVPSIEQGNNDSHAIGLGQMNLHGYLAREQIYYGSDEGIDFTNIYFYTVLFHALRASNLIAIERGTKFGGFEKSKYASGEFFDKYTDQVWEPKTDKVRQIFADAGIHIPTQDDWRSLKESVQAHGIYNQNLQAVPPTGSISYINHSTSSIHPVASKIEIRKEGKIGRVYYPAPYLTNDNLEYYQDAYEIGYEKIIDTYAAATQHVDQGLSLTLFFKDTASTRDVNKAQIYAWRKGIKTLYYIRLRQMALEGTAVENCVSCML is encoded by the coding sequence GTGCCACCAACCGTCACAGCTGCAGAACCGGTAGCCGCCACGGCACACGCGCTGCCCGGTGAGAGCGACTACCACGCTCTCAACGCGATGCTCAACTTGTACGACGCGGACGGCAAGATCCAGTTCGACAAGGACGTGCTCGCGGCGCGGGAGTACTTCCTGCAGCACGTAAACCAGAACACGGTGTTCTTCCACTCTCAGGACGAGAAGCTCGATTACCTGATCGAGAAGGATTACTACGAGCGCGAGGTGCTCGACCAGTACAGCCGCAACTTCGTCAAGCAGCTGCTGGACCGGGCCTTCGCCAAGAAGTTTCGGTTCCCAACGTTTTTGGGCGCGTTCAAGTACTACACCAGCTACACGCTGAAGACCTTCGACGGTAAGCGCTACCTGGAGCGGTTCGAGGACCGCGTCGTCATGGTGGCCCTCACCCTGGCCGCCGGTGACACCGAGCTGGCCGAGAAGCTGGTCGACGAGATCATCGACGGCCGCTTCCAGCCGGCCACCCCGACGTTCCTCAACTCGGGCAAGAAGCAGCGCGGCGAACCCGTGTCGTGCTTCCTGCTGCGCATCGAGGACAACATGGAGTCCATCGGCCGCTCCATCAACTCGGCGCTGCAGCTGTCCAAGCGCGGCGGTGGAGTTGCGTTGCTGCTCAGCAACATTCGCGAGCACGGCGCGCCGATCAAGAACATCGAGAACCAGTCCTCCGGCGTCATCCCGATCATGAAGCTGCTGGAGGACTCGTTCTCCTACGCCAACCAGCTCGGTGCTCGCCAGGGCGCCGGCGCGGTGTACCTGCACGCGCACCACCCCGACATCTACCGCTTCCTCGACACCAAGCGCGAGAACGCCGACGAGAAGATCCGGATCAAGACCCTCTCGCTCGGTGTCGTGATCCCGGACATCACGTTCGAACTGGCGAAGAAGAACGAGGACATGTACCTCTTCTCGCCGTACGACGTGGAGAAGGTCTACGGGCTGCCGTTCGCCGACATCAACGTCACCGAAAAGTACTACGAGATGGTCGACAACGGTGCCATCCGCAAGACCAAGATCAAGGCCCGCGAGTTCTTCCAGACCCTCGCCGAGCTGCAGTTCGAGTCGGGCTACCCGTACATCATGTACGAGGATACCGTCAACAGAGCTAATCCCATTGATGGCAAGATCACCCACTCGAACCTGTGCTCGGAAATCTTGCAGGTCTCGACGCCGTCGCTGTACAACGACGACCTGTCCTACGCCAAGGTCGGCAAGGACATTTCGTGCAACCTGGGCTCGCTGAACATCGCGAAGGCCATGGATTCGCCCGACTTCGCGCAGACCATCGAGGTGTCGATCCGGGCGCTGACCGCGGTGTCGGACCAGACGCACATCTGGTCGGTGCCGTCGATCGAGCAGGGCAACAACGACTCGCACGCCATCGGCCTAGGCCAGATGAACCTGCACGGCTACCTGGCCCGGGAGCAGATTTACTACGGCTCGGACGAGGGCATCGACTTCACCAACATCTACTTCTACACGGTGCTTTTCCACGCGCTGCGCGCATCGAATCTCATTGCGATCGAACGCGGTACGAAGTTCGGTGGGTTCGAGAAGTCGAAGTACGCCTCGGGTGAGTTCTTCGACAAGTACACCGACCAGGTGTGGGAGCCGAAGACCGACAAGGTCCGTCAGATCTTCGCCGATGCCGGCATTCACATTCCGACGCAGGACGATTGGCGTTCGCTGAAGGAGTCGGTGCAGGCCCACGGCATCTACAACCAGAACCTGCAGGCGGTCCCGCCGACGGGCTCGATCTCGTACATCAACCACTCGACCAGCTCGATCCACCCGGTGGCGTCGAAGATCGAGATCCGCAAGGAAGGCAAGATCGGCCGGGTTTACTACCCGGCGCCGTATCTCACCAACGACAACCTGGAGTACTACCAGGACGCGTACGAGATCGGCTACGAAAAGATCATCGACACGTACGCCGCGGCCACTCAGCATGTGGACCAGGGGCTTTCGTTGACGCTGTTCTTCAAGGACACCGCCAGCACGCGTGACGTCAACAAGGCGCAGATCTACGCCTGGCGCAAGGGTATCAAGACGCTGTACTACATCCGCCTGCGGCAGATGGCCTTGGAAGGCACGGCCGTGGAGAATTGCGTCAGCTGCATGTTGTGA
- the nrdI gene encoding class Ib ribonucleoside-diphosphate reductase assembly flavoprotein NrdI yields MSNLVYFSSVSENTHRFVQKLGIPAIRIPVHGRIEDGLIDEPYVLVLPTYGGGRATPDVDDGGYVPKQVIAFLNNEHNRSLIRGVIAAGNNNFGAEFAYAGNVVSRKCGVPYLYRFELMGTPDDVAAVREGLEHFWEELSCHQPSQLQNR; encoded by the coding sequence GTGAGCAATCTCGTCTACTTCTCCAGCGTGTCGGAGAACACCCACCGCTTCGTTCAGAAGCTGGGTATCCCGGCTATTCGCATCCCGGTTCATGGACGTATCGAGGACGGGCTCATCGATGAGCCCTACGTCCTCGTGTTGCCGACCTACGGCGGCGGACGGGCCACCCCGGACGTCGACGACGGTGGCTACGTACCGAAGCAGGTCATCGCCTTTCTCAACAACGAACACAACAGGTCGTTGATCCGTGGCGTTATCGCTGCGGGCAACAACAACTTTGGTGCTGAATTCGCCTACGCGGGCAATGTGGTCTCCCGCAAGTGCGGCGTTCCGTACCTTTACCGCTTCGAACTTATGGGAACCCCTGACGACGTCGCTGCCGTCCGCGAGGGTTTGGAACACTTCTGGGAGGAACTCTCGTGCCACCAACCGTCACAGCTGCAGAACCGGTAG
- the nrdH gene encoding glutaredoxin-like protein NrdH — translation MTVTVYTKPACVQCNATYKALDKAGIAYEKVDISIDDEAREYVLALGYLQAPVVVTDSEHWSGFRPDRIKALSTVAVTA, via the coding sequence ATGACCGTCACCGTGTACACCAAGCCGGCATGTGTGCAGTGCAACGCCACCTACAAGGCGCTGGACAAGGCGGGCATCGCTTACGAGAAGGTCGACATCAGCATCGACGACGAAGCTCGTGAGTACGTGCTGGCGCTCGGCTACCTGCAGGCCCCGGTCGTCGTGACCGACAGCGAGCACTGGTCGGGCTTCCGCCCGGACCGGATCAAGGCGCTCAGCACCGTGGCGGTCACCGCCTAG